One genomic segment of Ancylobacter sp. IITR112 includes these proteins:
- a CDS encoding N-acetyltransferase family protein, translating to MTAADARPAPTIRPLEQVDLAAAADMIAHLAHHVRPGFRPGADAASLERYGPTGLGLFEAVIARRAEAAVGLCLYTYAFSGWRGRPGVFVEDLYVAETERGSGLGRALLAAVIAREAPKGCSFIKLHVDKANAGAQAFYARLGFVPEAHDDTLALEEEGLRAITGTF from the coding sequence GTGACGGCGGCAGATGCACGGCCGGCGCCGACGATCCGGCCGCTCGAACAGGTGGACCTCGCCGCCGCCGCCGACATGATCGCGCATCTGGCGCATCACGTCCGGCCCGGCTTTCGACCCGGCGCCGATGCGGCGAGCCTGGAGCGCTACGGCCCGACCGGGCTGGGGCTGTTCGAGGCGGTCATCGCCCGGCGCGCGGAGGCTGCGGTGGGGCTCTGCCTTTACACCTACGCCTTTTCCGGCTGGCGCGGCCGGCCCGGCGTCTTCGTCGAAGACCTCTATGTCGCGGAGACGGAGCGCGGCAGCGGCCTCGGGCGCGCCTTGCTGGCCGCCGTCATCGCCCGCGAGGCGCCGAAGGGCTGCAGTTTCATCAAGCTGCATGTCGACAAGGCCAATGCCGGGGCACAGGCCTTCTATGCTCGGCTCGGCTTCGTGCCGGAAGCGCATGACGACACGCTCGCCCTCGAAGAAGAGGGCCTGCGAGCGATCACCGGGACGTTCTGA
- a CDS encoding histone deacetylase family protein translates to MKVIFDAAQKKHYPGFFLTSGARAPNPEVPARADILLAAARAAGLTPEVPPDLGYAPAAAIHTPEYLAFLQGIFARWQRIEGASDEVIPNIHPNGRGGSYPLSAVGQAGYHMADTSCPIGAETYDAALRSAHAAAYAAQLVQEGAPAAYALCRPPGHHAFADMAGGFCYLNNSAIAAQALRASTARVAILDIDVHHGNGTQGVFYDRADVLTVSLHADPARFYPFFWGHAGERGDGAGLGYNLNLPLPRKTGDEGFLTALDHALSRIAAFCPGALVIALGLDAYEGDPFAGLSVSTPGFRRIGAKIGELGLPTVVVQEGGYVCDALGDNLVAFLDGFRASHRGVLEAGR, encoded by the coding sequence ATGAAGGTGATCTTCGATGCCGCGCAGAAGAAGCACTATCCCGGCTTCTTTCTGACCAGCGGGGCGCGCGCCCCGAATCCGGAAGTGCCGGCGCGCGCCGATATCCTGCTCGCAGCGGCCCGCGCCGCCGGCCTCACGCCGGAAGTGCCGCCGGACCTCGGCTATGCCCCGGCCGCCGCCATCCACACGCCGGAATATCTCGCCTTCCTCCAAGGCATCTTCGCGCGCTGGCAGCGCATCGAAGGGGCGTCGGACGAGGTGATCCCGAACATCCATCCCAATGGGCGGGGCGGCTCCTACCCACTCTCCGCCGTCGGTCAGGCCGGCTACCACATGGCCGACACCTCCTGCCCGATCGGGGCGGAGACCTATGACGCCGCGTTGCGCAGCGCCCATGCCGCCGCTTATGCGGCGCAGTTAGTGCAGGAGGGTGCGCCGGCCGCCTATGCCCTGTGTCGCCCGCCCGGCCATCATGCCTTCGCGGATATGGCCGGCGGCTTCTGCTACCTCAACAATTCCGCCATCGCCGCGCAGGCGCTGCGCGCAAGCACCGCCCGTGTCGCCATTCTCGACATCGACGTGCACCACGGCAATGGCACGCAGGGCGTGTTCTACGACCGGGCGGACGTGCTCACCGTGTCCCTCCACGCCGACCCGGCGCGGTTCTACCCCTTCTTCTGGGGCCATGCGGGTGAGCGCGGCGATGGCGCGGGCCTCGGCTACAATCTCAACCTTCCGCTGCCGCGCAAGACCGGCGACGAGGGCTTCCTCACCGCGCTGGATCACGCTCTGTCGCGCATCGCCGCCTTCTGTCCGGGGGCGCTGGTCATCGCGCTCGGGCTCGACGCCTATGAGGGCGACCCCTTCGCCGGTCTCAGCGTCTCGACCCCCGGCTTTCGCCGCATCGGGGCGAAGATCGGCGAATTGGGTCTGCCCACTGTGGTGGTGCAGGAAGGCGGCTATGTCTGCGACGCGCTGGGCGACAATCTCGTCGCCTTTCTCGACGGTTTCCGTGCCAGCCATCGCGGGGTGCTGGAGGCCGGCCGGTGA
- a CDS encoding 3-keto-5-aminohexanoate cleavage protein has translation MSSPVILTCAVTGSIHTPSMSPYLPLTPEQIAEQAIEAAEAGAAILHLHARDPASGAPSADPALFQEIVARIRARCDAVLNLSTGGSSRMTLDDRLAAARLLEPEMCSLNMGSMNFGLFPLADRYDWQHEWERGFLEATRSVIFRNSFEDIETILTDLGARRGARFELECYDVGHLQTVAFYLKQGLLKPPVFLQFVLGVLGGIDAAPEQLMHMKASADRLLGSDYHFSVLAAGRQQMPLGTMGVILGGNVRVGLEDNLAIARGELATSNAAQVRKMRRIIEELGHRLATPDEVRARLGLKGAPSIARGSASP, from the coding sequence ATGAGCTCACCCGTCATTCTCACCTGCGCCGTCACCGGCTCCATCCACACGCCGTCGATGAGCCCCTATCTCCCCCTCACGCCCGAGCAGATCGCCGAGCAGGCGATCGAGGCGGCGGAAGCGGGAGCGGCGATCCTGCATCTGCACGCCCGTGATCCCGCCAGCGGCGCGCCCTCGGCCGACCCCGCGCTGTTCCAGGAGATCGTGGCGCGCATCCGCGCCCGCTGCGACGCCGTGCTGAACCTCTCCACCGGCGGCTCCTCGCGAATGACGCTGGACGACCGGCTGGCAGCGGCACGCCTCCTTGAGCCAGAAATGTGCTCGCTCAACATGGGCTCGATGAATTTCGGCCTGTTCCCTCTCGCCGATCGCTATGACTGGCAGCACGAGTGGGAGCGCGGCTTTCTGGAAGCTACCCGCTCGGTCATCTTCCGCAACAGCTTCGAGGATATCGAGACCATTCTCACCGATCTCGGCGCGAGGCGCGGCGCGCGCTTCGAGCTGGAATGCTACGATGTCGGCCATCTCCAGACCGTCGCCTTCTACCTCAAGCAGGGGCTGCTGAAGCCGCCGGTGTTCCTGCAATTCGTGCTGGGCGTGCTGGGCGGCATCGACGCGGCGCCCGAACAGCTGATGCACATGAAGGCCAGCGCCGACCGGCTGCTCGGCAGCGACTATCATTTCTCCGTGCTTGCCGCCGGCCGCCAGCAAATGCCGCTCGGCACCATGGGCGTCATTCTCGGCGGCAATGTCCGGGTCGGGCTTGAGGACAACCTCGCCATCGCCCGCGGCGAACTTGCGACCTCGAACGCCGCGCAGGTGCGCAAGATGCGGCGGATCATCGAGGAACTCGGCCATCGCCTCGCCACCCCGGACGAGGTGCGCGCCCGGCTTGGGCTCAAGGGCGCCCCTTCCATCGCACGCGGGAGCGCCTCTCCATGA
- a CDS encoding aspartate aminotransferase family protein codes for MTADRPASHLFYQSRLRRPMLARGEGVYLWDSAGTRYLDGSSGAMVSNIGHSNPAVLAAMRRQMELSTFGYRLHFENEPAERLATRIAQRMPEGLDRVFFVSGGSEAVESALKLARQYAVARGQAERWKVISRFPSYHGSTLGALAVTGMSLMSAPFAPMLREMPKIPAPTCYLDRDGLTWEERGLRYAHMLRDEILRQGPETCLAFIMEPVGGASTGALVAPDGYYAAIRAICDEFGLLLICDEVMSGAGRTGRYLASEHWGLRPDIVALSKGFGAGYAPLGAMVADNIIAETVIDHGGFVHGHTYAGNPLACAAGLAVVDEIDRLDLIAAAARQGDALKARLEGLMTRFPFIGDVRGKGLLLAFELVADRATMAPLPVELNAHLRLVDIAYEAGLIIYSRRTRGGRIGDHFMVCPPLIVTDEQIDEILEKLSGALEAFAAEASLPVGGA; via the coding sequence ATGACCGCTGACCGCCCCGCCTCCCACCTCTTCTACCAAAGCCGCCTGCGCCGGCCGATGCTGGCGCGCGGCGAAGGCGTCTACCTCTGGGACAGCGCGGGCACGCGCTATCTCGACGGCTCAAGCGGCGCGATGGTGTCCAATATCGGCCATTCCAACCCCGCCGTGCTCGCGGCCATGCGCCGGCAGATGGAGCTATCCACCTTCGGCTATCGGCTGCATTTCGAGAATGAGCCCGCCGAGCGGCTCGCCACCCGCATCGCCCAGCGCATGCCGGAAGGGCTGGACCGGGTGTTCTTCGTCTCCGGCGGTTCAGAGGCGGTGGAGAGCGCGCTGAAGCTCGCCCGGCAATATGCGGTGGCGCGCGGCCAGGCCGAGCGCTGGAAGGTGATTTCGCGCTTTCCCTCCTATCACGGCTCGACGCTGGGGGCGCTGGCGGTCACCGGCATGTCGCTGATGAGCGCGCCCTTCGCGCCCATGCTGCGCGAGATGCCGAAAATCCCCGCCCCGACCTGCTATCTCGACCGCGATGGTCTGACATGGGAAGAACGCGGCCTGCGTTACGCCCACATGCTGCGGGACGAAATCCTGCGGCAGGGACCGGAGACCTGCCTCGCCTTCATCATGGAGCCGGTCGGGGGCGCCTCCACCGGCGCACTGGTGGCGCCCGATGGCTACTACGCCGCCATTCGCGCCATTTGCGACGAGTTCGGCCTGCTGCTGATCTGCGACGAGGTGATGAGCGGGGCGGGACGCACCGGGCGCTATCTCGCCAGCGAGCACTGGGGCCTGCGGCCGGACATCGTGGCGCTCTCGAAAGGCTTCGGCGCCGGCTACGCGCCGCTCGGGGCCATGGTGGCGGACAACATCATCGCCGAGACGGTGATCGACCATGGCGGCTTCGTCCACGGCCACACCTATGCCGGCAATCCGCTCGCCTGCGCCGCCGGCCTCGCCGTGGTCGACGAAATCGACCGGCTCGACCTCATCGCCGCCGCCGCGCGACAGGGCGACGCCCTGAAGGCGCGGCTGGAAGGGCTGATGACGCGCTTCCCCTTCATCGGCGACGTGCGCGGCAAGGGGCTGCTGCTGGCCTTCGAACTGGTGGCCGACCGCGCGACCATGGCGCCGCTGCCGGTGGAACTGAACGCGCATCTGCGCCTCGTCGATATCGCTTACGAGGCCGGGCTGATCATCTATTCCCGCCGCACCCGCGGCGGGCGCATCGGCGACCATTTCATGGTGTGCCCGCCGCTGATCGTCACCGATGAGCAGATCGACGAGATCCTGGAGAAGCTGAGCGGCGCGCTGGAAGCCTTCGCGGCCGAGGCCAGTCTGCCGGTGGGAGGCGCGTGA
- a CDS encoding c-type cytochrome, methanol metabolism-related has product MPARMGAAVAAGLVLLISAALADPSGDPSATSSTDGLYSDAQGNPTYRISKDGTVDWYTSIGYLRYTANCLQCHGPDGLGSSFAPSLTDALQSLNYSQFIDTVTNGKQNVSTSQELVMPAFGTNPNVMCFIDAIFVYLRARSDGALGRGQPANSAPRPAGYTAREDACLG; this is encoded by the coding sequence ATGCCTGCTCGCATGGGCGCGGCCGTCGCCGCCGGCCTTGTTCTTCTGATAAGCGCGGCCTTGGCCGACCCCTCGGGTGACCCGTCGGCCACCAGTTCCACGGATGGCCTGTACAGCGACGCGCAGGGCAACCCCACCTACAGGATCAGCAAGGACGGAACGGTCGACTGGTACACGTCGATCGGCTACCTCCGTTACACCGCCAACTGCCTGCAGTGCCATGGCCCGGACGGCTTGGGCTCCAGCTTCGCCCCCTCGCTGACCGACGCGCTGCAGTCCCTGAACTACAGCCAGTTCATCGACACCGTCACCAATGGCAAGCAGAATGTCAGCACGAGCCAGGAACTGGTGATGCCGGCCTTCGGCACCAATCCGAATGTGATGTGCTTCATCGACGCCATTTTCGTCTATCTCCGCGCCCGGTCGGACGGCGCCCTCGGGCGGGGGCAGCCGGCGAACAGCGCGCCGCGGCCGGCGGGCTACACCGCCCGCGAGGATGCGTGCCTCGGCTAG